GTAAATGAACAGCAATACATTGCACTTCTTCCACCGGATGAAGAAGGCGGCGAAGAAAGCCCTGTATACATCTACCGCTACACACAGGATGCGGACGGAGAACCTGGACTGGAATCCATCGAAGATGATGAAGAATACGAAGCAGTCTGTGATGCATATGATGAATGGCTCGATACTATGGAGTACGAGGCACT
This Ruminococcus hominis DNA region includes the following protein-coding sequences:
- a CDS encoding DUF1292 domain-containing protein produces the protein MEQNELGTVTLYLDNDETIECQILCVLDVNEQQYIALLPPDEEGGEESPVYIYRYTQDADGEPGLESIEDDEEYEAVCDAYDEWLDTMEYEALDLDALGLDSLE